The following proteins come from a genomic window of Dermacentor albipictus isolate Rhodes 1998 colony chromosome 8, USDA_Dalb.pri_finalv2, whole genome shotgun sequence:
- the LOC139048857 gene encoding alpha-(1,3)-fucosyltransferase C-like, with translation MSSARAALVPLLAFGASYLYLYANVVEQDDICRHKRPPRLRFRATLPRIDTTNDTTNDTDAAHPSTPGRYVPYYLRKAPDNSTEMPRILIWTTLQDYWFPGSRTRGSGITIYCGDMKCLLTNDRYSLDSTEAVVFYGLDLDLSDMPPYRARAQKWVFWTMEAPSCDDNEMMLLGPAINWTLTYRLDSDYKVTYGLIAEHDQPFAYSMEALRLLWQGKRRMAVWPVSHCHTYGRRELFVRELRKHIDVDIVGNCGKQGCRDNCWHNFSSEYFFYLSFENKPCRDYVTEKLYNPLDHDIVPVVFGGADYAYVAPRGSYVDALSFSSPAALARYLVATSRDFGMYARHFAWKGRYKVMHWYGWDLCPICRAIPTEAFRNHSHYHDIHHWHVTMARCRSWDPRTFKMRTSECNQG, from the exons ATGTCAAGTGCGAGAGCAGCGTTGGTGCCCTTGCTTGCTTTTGGCGCGTCGTACCTGTATCTCTACGCGAACGTAGTGGAACAGGACGACATCTGCCGACACAAGAGGCCACCTCGTTTGCGATTCCGGGCGACACTTCCCCGAATCGATACGACCAACGACACCACGAACGACACCGATG CAGCTCATCCGAGCACTCCTGGTCGCTACGTCCCTTACTACTTGAGGAAGGCGCCTGACAATTCTACAGAGATGCCGAGGATCCTGATCTGGACCACACTCCAAGATTATTGGTTTCCCGGTAGCAGGACCCGAGGTAGCGGGATAACGATATACTGCGGCGACATGAAGTGCCTGCTCACCAACGACAGATACTCGCTGGACTCGACCGAAGCCGTGGTGTTCTACGGCTTGGACTTGGACCTCAGCGACATGCCGCCGTACCGCGCCCGGGCCCAGAAGTGGGTCTTCTGGACCATGGAAGCGCCTTCCTGCGACGACAACGAGATGATGTTACTCGGCCCAGCTATCAACTGGACGCTTACCTACAG GCTAGACTCGGACTACAAAGTCACCTACGGTTTGATCGCCGAGCACGACCAGCCCTTTGCATACTCCATGGAGGCACTGCGGCTTCTGTGGCAGGGGAAGCGCCGGATGGCCGTCTGGCCCGTCAGCCACTGCCACACTTACGGAAGGCGCGAGCTGTTCGTCAGAGAGCTCAGAAAGCACATCGACGTTGACATTGTCGGCAACTGCGGCAAACAGGGATGCCGCGACAATTGCTGGCACAACTTCAGCAGCGAGTACTTCTTCTACCTGTCGTTTGAGAACAAGCCGTGCCGCGACTACGTCACCGAGAAGCTGTATAACCCGCTCGACCACGACATCGTGCCCGTCGTTTTTGGCGGCGCCGACTACGCTTATGTCGCGCCCCGGGGCTCCTACGTGGACGCGTTGTCCTTCAGCTCCCCCGCAGCGCTGGCGCGCTATCTGGTGGCCACGTCGCGCGACTTTGGCATGTACGCGCGCCACTTCGCCTGGAAGGGCCGTTACAAAGTAATGCACTGGTACGGCTGGGATTTGTGCCCAATCTGTCGAGCGATCCCCACCGAGGCCTTCAGAAATCACAGCCACTACCACGACATACACCACTGGCACGTCACGATGGCGCGCTGCCGTAGCTGGGACCCGCGAACCTTCAAAATGCGGACCTCAGAATGTAACCAAGGATGA
- the LOC139048506 gene encoding alpha-(1,3)-fucosyltransferase C-like, translating into MSGARAALVPLLAFCASYLYLYANVLEQDDTCRHKRPPRLRSWATPPRLHTTNDTTNDTDAHPSTPGRYVPYYLRKAPDNSTEMPRILIWTTLQDYWFPGSRTRGSGITIYCGDVNCLLTNDRYSLDSSEAVLFYGLDLDLGDMPPYRARAQKWVFWTMEAPNSDTNEMMLLGPAINWTLTYRLDSDFKVPYGWTAEQEEPFAYSMEALRLLWQGKRRMAVWPVSHCHTYSKRELFVRELRKHIDVDIVGNCGTQGCRDNCWHNFSSEYFFYLSFENNHCRDYVTEKLFNPLDHDIVPVVFGGADYAYVAPRGSYVDALSFSSPAALARYLVATSRDFGMYARHFAWKGRYKIMHWGGWNLCPVCRAIPTDAFRNNSHYHDIYHWYNTMARCRSWDPRTFKTRALASNQG; encoded by the exons ATGTCAGGTGCGAGAGCAGCGTTGGTGCCCTTGCTTGCCTTTTGCGCGTCGTACCTGTATCTCTACGCGAACGTATTGGAACAGGACGACACCTGCCGACACAAGAGGCCACCTCGCCTGCGATCCTGGGCGACACCTCCACGACTCCATACGACCAACGACACCACGAACGACACCGATG CTCATCCGAGCACTCCTGGTCGCTACGTCCCTTACTACTTGAGGAAGGCGCCTGACAATTCTACAGAAATGCCGAGGATCCTGATCTGGACCACACTCCAAGATTATTGGTTTCCCGGTAGCAGGACCCGAGGTAGCGGGATAACGATATACTGCGGCGACGTGAACTGCCTGCTCACCAACGACAGATACTCGCTGGACTCGAGCGAAGCCGTGCTGTTCTACGGCTTGGACTTGGACCTCGGCGACATGCCGCCGTACCGTGCGCGGGCCCAGAAGTGGGTCTTCTGGACCATGGAAGCGCCTAACAGCGACACCAACGAGATGATGTTGCTCGGCCCTGCTATCAACTGGACGCTTACCTACAG GCTAGACTCGGACTTCAAAGTCCCCTACGGTTGGACCGCCGAGCAGGAGGAGCCCTTTGCATACTCCATGGAGGCACTGCGGCTTCTGTGGCAGGGGAAGCGCCGGATGGCCGTCTGGCCCGTCAGCCACTGCCACACTTACTCGAAGCGCGAGCTGTTCGTCAGAGAGCTCAGAAAGCACATCGACGTTGACATTGTCGGCAACTGCGGCACACAGGGATGCCGGGACAACTGCTGGCACAACTTCAGCAGCGAGTACTTTTTCTACCTGTCGTTCGAGAACAACCACTGCCGCGACTACGTGACCGAGAAGCTGTTCAACCCGCTCGACCACGACATCGTGCCCGTCGTTTTTGGCGGTGCCGACTACGCTTATGTCGCGCCCCGGGGCTCCTACGTGGACGCGCTGTCCTTCAGCTCTCCCGCAGCACTGGCGCGCTATCTGGTGGCCACGTCGCGCGACTTTGGCATGTACGCGCGCCACTTTGCCTGGAAGGGCCGCTACAAAATAATGCACTGGGGCGGCTGGAATTTGTGCCCCGTCTGCCGAGCGATCCCCACTGACGCCTTCAGAAATAACAGCCACTACCACGACATATACCACTGGTACAACACGATGGCACGCTGCCGTAGCTGGGACCCGCGAACCTTCAAAACGCGGGCCTTAGCAAGTAACCAAGGATGA